A part of Bacteroidia bacterium genomic DNA contains:
- a CDS encoding NAD-dependent epimerase/dehydratase family protein, with the protein MKVLITGNLGYVGPGLVKEFRKFHPETTLIGFDIGYFAKHLTSNTISPESYLDMQYYGDVRKFPEEILEGVDTVVSLAAISNDPIGNQFEEVTMDINYRANVNIAKLAKKHGVKKFIFASSCSVYGAAGEDARTESSDLNPLTAYAKSKIYSETDLAPLADSNFQVTCHRFATACGMSERLRLDLVLNDFVAGALTSGEISILSDGTPWRPLINVLDMARAIRWSHNRDASEGDYLVVNTGSNVWNYQVKELALAVQEILPEVKVSVNENAAPDKRSYRVNFDKFAAIAPDHQPQYDLNTSVRGLVDGLRSIGFGNADFRNSMLMRLNVIRDLLEKGQVDNKLSLVV; encoded by the coding sequence ATGAAAGTATTAATCACCGGAAATTTAGGTTATGTCGGCCCTGGCCTGGTCAAGGAATTTAGAAAGTTCCATCCTGAAACCACCCTGATTGGCTTTGATATCGGGTACTTTGCCAAACATCTTACCAGCAATACGATCAGTCCGGAGTCTTACCTGGACATGCAGTACTATGGTGATGTAAGAAAATTCCCTGAAGAGATTCTTGAGGGGGTTGACACTGTGGTAAGCCTTGCTGCTATTTCAAATGATCCCATCGGAAACCAGTTTGAAGAGGTTACCATGGACATCAACTACCGGGCGAATGTGAATATCGCTAAACTCGCCAAAAAGCATGGGGTGAAAAAATTTATTTTTGCGTCCAGCTGCAGCGTTTACGGTGCCGCCGGAGAAGATGCCCGTACGGAATCTTCTGACCTCAACCCCTTGACAGCTTACGCCAAATCCAAAATCTATTCTGAGACGGATCTGGCACCTTTAGCTGACAGCAATTTCCAGGTCACCTGCCACCGCTTTGCTACTGCTTGTGGCATGAGCGAAAGACTGCGTCTCGATCTGGTACTCAACGACTTTGTTGCAGGTGCTCTTACTTCCGGCGAAATTTCCATCCTCAGCGATGGCACACCCTGGCGTCCGCTGATCAACGTGCTGGATATGGCCCGTGCGATCCGCTGGTCTCACAACCGCGATGCTTCCGAAGGGGACTATCTCGTAGTCAATACAGGCAGCAATGTGTGGAACTATCAGGTAAAAGAACTGGCTCTCGCCGTTCAGGAGATTTTGCCAGAAGTGAAAGTGTCTGTGAATGAAAATGCCGCGCCTGACAAACGTTCCTACCGCGTCAACTTTGATAAATTTGCGGCGATCGCTCCGGATCACCAGCCACAATATGATCTGAATACTTCCGTCAGAGGACTGGTTGACGGCCTTCGTAGCATAGGATTTGGCAATGCTGACTTCAGAAATTCTATGCTCATGCGTCTAAATGTAATACGCGACCTTCTGGAAAAAGGACAAGTTGATAATAAATTAAGCCTGGTAGTATGA
- the rfbC gene encoding dTDP-4-dehydrorhamnose 3,5-epimerase, translating to MKFTETKLKGAFIVEPTPFQDDRGMFARFYCQREFEEHGLNPAVVNTNVSRSRYKGTLRGMHFQRAPWAECKLVRCTRGALLDVIIDLRPDSPTFKEWIGVELTAENYKMLFVPEGFAHGFMTLVDDTEATYQVSQFYAPKFEGGVKYNDPAFGIEWPMAPTVISDKDANWPDFTEEAFLVKEENI from the coding sequence ATGAAATTCACTGAAACCAAATTAAAAGGAGCTTTTATCGTAGAACCAACCCCCTTTCAGGATGACCGGGGGATGTTTGCCCGTTTTTACTGCCAGCGCGAGTTTGAAGAACACGGGCTGAATCCGGCAGTAGTCAATACTAATGTATCCAGAAGCCGCTACAAGGGTACGCTCAGAGGTATGCATTTTCAGCGCGCACCCTGGGCCGAATGCAAACTGGTTCGTTGTACCCGCGGGGCATTGCTGGACGTGATCATCGACCTCAGACCCGATTCTCCTACTTTCAAGGAGTGGATCGGTGTAGAGCTCACCGCCGAAAATTATAAAATGCTGTTTGTGCCTGAAGGTTTTGCCCATGGATTTATGACATTGGTTGACGATACAGAAGCCACCTATCAGGTATCTCAGTTTTACGCGCCCAAGTTTGAGGGTGGGGTAAAATACAACGATCCCGCCTTTGGCATTGAATGGCCGATGGCACCTACCGTTATCTCCGATAAGGATGCAAACTGGCCCGATTTTACAGAAGAAGCATTTTTAGTAAAAGAAGAAAATATATGA
- a CDS encoding Gfo/Idh/MocA family oxidoreductase produces MIIVDQALAKFAAEGKRIRVGMVGAGFMGRGVVLQLVHGFEGIDIVAISNRTLPAAYQAWNEAGIEDVTEVSSLTALENAIASGKPAVTEDAMLICTAGNIDVVLDVTGAVEFGAHVAMTCIDNGKHLISMNAEVDGTIGPILKEKADKAGIIITNADGDQPGVTMNLYRMVVGIGLRPVLCGNIKGLQDPYRNPTTQEGFARQWGQKAHMVTSFADGSKISFEQAIIANGTGMRVAKRGMYGFEVERGRHVDTMTGLWPQEELLEGPGIVDYCVGAAPGPGVFVYATTDHPRQRHYLNLYKLGEGPIYSFFRPYHLCHFEVPNSIARAVLFGDATLVPKDKPYVDVITTAKIDLKAGQTLDGIGWYMTYGEAENADVVYKERLLPMGLAEGCVLKNDVPKDRALTYDDVIIPEGRLIDQLRKEQDERFFVNVPQFQG; encoded by the coding sequence ATGATTATCGTAGATCAGGCTCTTGCCAAATTTGCCGCTGAAGGCAAAAGAATTCGTGTAGGAATGGTTGGCGCTGGTTTTATGGGCCGTGGCGTGGTACTTCAACTGGTTCACGGTTTTGAAGGAATTGATATCGTCGCCATTTCCAACCGTACGCTTCCCGCCGCTTATCAGGCATGGAATGAAGCCGGTATTGAAGACGTAACCGAAGTGTCATCGCTGACCGCACTCGAAAATGCCATCGCATCCGGCAAACCTGCCGTAACGGAAGATGCCATGCTTATCTGCACGGCAGGGAATATTGACGTCGTACTGGACGTAACCGGTGCCGTCGAGTTTGGCGCACATGTCGCTATGACTTGTATCGACAACGGCAAACACCTTATCTCGATGAATGCTGAGGTCGATGGTACGATTGGGCCGATTCTGAAAGAAAAAGCCGATAAAGCGGGGATTATCATTACCAACGCCGATGGCGACCAGCCAGGGGTAACCATGAACCTCTACCGGATGGTAGTAGGTATTGGTCTCCGCCCGGTCCTCTGTGGGAATATCAAAGGTCTCCAGGATCCATACCGCAACCCAACCACGCAGGAAGGGTTTGCCCGCCAATGGGGACAAAAAGCTCACATGGTGACGTCTTTTGCCGATGGTAGCAAAATTTCTTTCGAACAGGCGATTATCGCGAATGGCACTGGCATGCGGGTAGCAAAAAGAGGCATGTACGGCTTTGAGGTGGAAAGAGGCAGACATGTGGATACCATGACGGGCCTTTGGCCGCAGGAAGAACTCCTCGAAGGTCCGGGTATTGTGGACTATTGCGTGGGCGCTGCGCCTGGACCGGGTGTATTTGTCTATGCGACAACCGACCACCCACGTCAGAGACATTATCTGAATCTGTACAAACTGGGTGAAGGGCCAATTTATTCCTTTTTCCGCCCATACCACCTGTGCCACTTTGAAGTACCCAACAGTATCGCCAGAGCTGTGCTTTTTGGTGATGCTACGCTGGTCCCTAAAGATAAGCCCTATGTCGATGTCATCACTACCGCCAAAATTGACCTGAAAGCAGGACAGACGCTCGACGGAATCGGCTGGTATATGACCTATGGCGAAGCTGAAAATGCCGACGTCGTTTACAAAGAACGACTGCTTCCTATGGGATTGGCCGAAGGCTGCGTGCTGAAAAATGATGTGCCCAAAGATCGTGCACTCACTTATGATGATGTGATTATCCCTGAAGGCCGGCTGATCGACCAGTTGCGGAAAGAACAGGACGAAAGATTTTTTGTCAACGTCCCGCAATTTCAAGGGTAA
- a CDS encoding glycosyltransferase family 2 protein, with protein sequence MSGITHKNPAPLVSIGIPTYNGGNRIETALNSILSQDYEHVEVIISDNGSQDHTERVCREWAARDSRVKYFRHNENRGVSPNFEFALQQATGKYFMWMADDDEVVSDILHRYVDFLEDHPDYGLVSGQINYWKDGKMRYRETNLSFEGRSGILRAIKYYWKVKEGALIYGMMRREWGQKVRFLPVLGSDWHFVAGMALQGKIKNLDFVGYNKHAGGVSRDFRNYARVFGEKPIWGILPYVKMALDAFRLVVYSEKIYRTVFAPVRLIAALASAIGILVHYYLWIKPRTFGGMLLRSMKIKTPTERKLNTL encoded by the coding sequence ATGAGTGGTATTACTCATAAAAACCCTGCTCCTCTTGTTTCCATTGGTATCCCGACCTATAATGGCGGTAATCGTATTGAAACAGCCCTTAACTCCATCCTTTCGCAAGACTATGAGCATGTGGAAGTAATTATCTCCGACAATGGCTCTCAGGATCATACGGAGCGCGTATGCAGGGAATGGGCTGCAAGGGATTCTCGTGTGAAATATTTTCGCCACAACGAAAACCGCGGCGTTTCTCCCAATTTTGAGTTCGCCCTGCAGCAGGCTACCGGCAAATACTTTATGTGGATGGCAGATGACGATGAAGTGGTTTCCGACATTCTTCATCGCTATGTGGATTTTCTTGAAGACCACCCTGACTATGGGCTTGTCAGCGGGCAGATCAATTACTGGAAAGATGGGAAAATGCGCTATCGCGAAACCAACCTCAGCTTTGAAGGGCGCAGTGGAATTTTGCGCGCCATCAAATACTACTGGAAAGTCAAGGAAGGCGCTTTGATCTATGGGATGATGCGAAGGGAGTGGGGGCAAAAGGTCAGATTTTTGCCCGTATTGGGCAGCGATTGGCATTTTGTGGCAGGAATGGCACTCCAGGGAAAAATTAAAAACCTTGACTTTGTGGGTTACAATAAACACGCAGGCGGGGTTTCCAGAGACTTCAGAAACTATGCGCGGGTATTTGGGGAGAAACCTATTTGGGGGATTTTGCCCTATGTAAAAATGGCACTTGACGCATTTCGACTGGTTGTTTATAGTGAAAAAATCTACCGTACCGTCTTTGCACCTGTACGATTGATCGCAGCATTAGCATCTGCAATTGGGATTTTGGTGCACTACTACCTGTGGATTAAACCACGTACTTTTGGTGGTATGTTGCTTCGCTCGATGAAGATTAAAACGCCTACTGAGCGAAAATTAAATACCCTTTAG